TATACGGTCCACTTGTGACGGTTGGTTTGATAAATGCATCAGAACCATCAAGCTCGGCTACGGGGATTTCTTCCAAGACATGTTTCGGTTGGATAAAGATGGATGTTCCAACCATTTCTTTTACATAATTAGGATCTGTCGGGACTTTCGTCTTAAACGTAAGTGTATGTTCATCCACCACAACTAGATTAGGAATTTCAGTACCACTGTCCAACTTACTAGAGCTATTAACGCCATCCAGTGACGTTAGGTACAGTCCAACTGTTTGTACTTCTGGATTAGCAAGTAGGTTCATCGTAAAGACGACATCTTCTGCTGTAATAGGTGTGCCGTCTGTCCAAGTAGCATCCGGGTTTAACTTGATTGTATAGTTTTGATTATCTGTTGTTTCAAATGAATCGGCTAGTTTGGGTTCAAATTCTAAGGGTGTCGTCATTTCCAACAACGTATCAAAGAAATACCGTTGTACCCAACGGGTAGAAACACCACTTGCATTAATGGGGCTTAAATTCCCCATTGGATTCGTTACCCCTACATAAAGGGTGTCCGAAGCTGTTTCAGTGGCGACCCCACTTGCCTTCGTTGAATCTGTATCTTCTGCACCATCTGCATTCCCACACGCTGCCAATACAAGCATACTTGCTGTCAGCATAAATACCATTGCTTTTTTATTCATTTTCATCATGTTGTTTTCCTCCAAATTTTAATTTTTTGTACCATCAAAGGCATCACGTAGGCCGTCGCCAATAAAGTTAATGGATAATACTGCTAATAGGATCATAATTCCTGCTGGAATCCAAAGCCATGGTTGACTGGATAAGACCGTCAGTGACTGAGCTTGAGATAAAATATTTCCCCAACTCGCTGTTGGTGGTTGGATTCCCATACCCAAGAAGCTGAGGGAGGATTCCGTTAATATGGCACTGGCAATTCCAAAGGTTGCATTGACAAAGATATTGGACAGTACATTGGGTAAAATTTCTTTAAATAAAATATGAGGGGTACTATACCCAACGGAAATAGCTGCTTGAATATACTCGCTATCTTTTATAGTCAGAACATTTCCACGCACAATGCGGGAAAGGGGCACCCAGTTTAACAGTCCTAACACTAGAGTAATCGTTCCTACTCCCGGTCCTATAATACTAACAAGAACTAATATCACCATAAAAGAAGGAAACGATTGAATAATTTCTGTCGATCGCATGATGAAGTTGTCTACCTTACCCCCGAAAAATCCTGCGATTAGACCTAGCGTTGTTCCGATTACCGTGTAAATAGCAACTGAACTAACACCAACAAACAAAGAAACCCGTGAGCCGTAGATTAAGCGACTAAATACATCTCGTCCGACACCATCCGTACCCAACCAGTACGTGCTACTTGGATTGGCTTCAAAATCTGGTGTAATTAAATTGGGCTGAAAATTTGTAACGAGTGGAGCAAATACCGCCATTAAAATCATGATAATGAAAACAATGGTTCCGATCACTGCCGGCTTGTGTTTCATAAATCGTTTGAAAATAATTTTTTTGTTGCTTTCTGCTTTAATTGTTTTTGATAGATGTTCTTCTTTCGGAAAAGTTGTCCCTTCCGCGTAAACACGTGTAAACTCAGATGTAGTTGTAGCCATCTATACCCCTCCTAACTTTCGCTATAACGAATCCGTGGATCTGCTGCAGCGTAGAAAATATCCATTAATACATTAGCTAATAACACAGTCACTGCAGAAGCCAGTGTAATAGCCATTAAAACATTGTAGTCACGTGATTGAATGGATGAAATCGTTAATGCACCTAGACCAGGCCATTGGAAAATCTGTTCGGTTACAATCGCTCCTCCAATAAGCTTGGGGATATCTGATGCAATGATTGTAATAATTGGTACAAATGCATTACGAATCCCATGTCGGAAAATAATTTGACTAGGTTTTAATCCTTTTGCTTTTGCTGTTCGTAAGTAGTTTTCTCCAAAAATATCAATCATACTGGAACGAACGTAACGAATCATGTTCGCTGAAATGGTTGATGCAATAACCGTTACTGGTAAAATCAGATGCTGTAGTTGCTCTACAAAGCCACCGTCTGATCCAAGAACTTGCCTACCACCCGTCGGTAACCATTTCAATTGCACTCCAAAAATATAAATCAGAAATAGTCCAAAGAAAAAGTTCGGATCGAAACGCCTAGGATGGATGAACCGGTAATCAGATAATCTACCCATGTGTTTTGTTTGACTGCGCTATAAATTCCTAATGGAATCGCAACTAGGTATGCAACTACTAATGATGCTCCCATCAAAATTAAAGTAGGTCCAACTCTTTCCATCAAGATATTTGTTACGGGTTGTCGGGTTGCAAAAGAATTTCCTAAATTCCCTTGCAGTAATTCTTTCAACCAGTAGAAATAACGAATCAGGAGCGGTTTATCCAAACCTAAGCTCACTCTCACTTGATTGATTTGCTCCTCCGTAGCATCGGCACTCACATATAAAGTAGCCGGATCACCAGGGGCAAAGTTGATAATCATATAAGACAAAAATGTGATAAAAAATAGGACGACAAATCCAATCATCAATCGTCTAATTAAATATTTTTTCATGCTGACACCTCCAAGTTAGTTAGACCCAGTAATAAAAAAAGAAGCCCTTCGCAATGAAGGGCTTCAATAATGCCAAGCCCTCCGTGGAACACAAATGAGGACTCAACTAATTTAATAGTTCGAATCCTAGGGCTTAATAATTAATAAAATAACTGGTTGAGCGCTACTATTATTTTTTACGAAAGTTGTTTTCATATTCATCATCAGTACCGCTCCTTGTCTTGTTTTTTTTAGTGTCCCTACTTTAACCTGAGCAAATTAGAAAGTCAACCATTTTTCTAATCTTTTTATCATCTGTCCTTAACGAATAGATAAAAGAATATCTTTAACCTTGATTCTTCAAGGTTAAAGATACTAAAGATAGGATTCAAAAATTAGAAATAGCTGATGAATCTAAATTAGGTAATCCACTAGTGCGAGATAAATAAACTACAGAAATTCTGAGTAACCAGATGAAGTGGTCGAATATCAAATAAAACCCGTTCACTCTAGTAACTAGAATGAACGGGTTTTTCGAGTATTAAGTAGTTATTACTTATTCTTTTCGACTAGTAATTGCAAATCTTTTTCGAGTGAGGCTCTAAATTCTCTTAATAAATGTTGCTGATTTTCAGTTAGATCCATTGGCTTATCATCCAGGACACAAATCGTTCCAAAAAATTCGCCATCTGGCCATTTAATCGGAAGACCATGATAAGAAATCATGTCGATGTCCATATCTGGATTATCTTTCCATGCCTCTAATTTACGGGCATCAACAACAGAAAATTCACTATCGGTACCAATGACTGTTTCACAGTAGAGACCGTGACACAGGTAATCGTTCCCGCCAGCTTTATATGGATTCGATTCATTTTCACTCATCATAAAGACGTGCATGGACTCTTTAGTAATTTCCATGATCAACCCCGCACGCACATCCGCAAATGAAGCGATGAGGTTAACAATATTCTGCCAACCGTCTTTGACCTCTTGTGTTACTTGTGGTTTATCTTCACCTGTAATCGGTACCTCTTGATAAGAGCCATCTGAGCGTAATTTAACTTTTGCTGTAGCCATCTTATAAAACTCCTTTCAAATACTTGTCATCAATCTATGTGTTGTTAGCTCTCCTGCATATATTCTATTTTAACATTCAAACGCTTCCTTTTATAATTTAAAGATTTTACCCCCGTCTTTAATACGTCAGAAAAAGTCTATTCCGTACGATTAAAAAGAAAATGGTTAACATTCAAATCATCAACTTTCTACAGAGTTAAAATATATTTTTATATACAATTCTTTTCTACTTAACTTTAACCTGGCTTTTAATCCCTGCAACAGAGATTCACGCAAGAACTACTTTAGCAACTAAACTTAAAATAATATAGGTGCGTTCCTTGCAAAATCGGCTAAGATTAAATAATAGAATTTCATCACATCAAGCCATTTCAGCCAACTTTTCCTTCAACTTTAAAGCTTTTCTCCATATATCCACGTTTTTCAAAAAACGATAGAATGATTTCGTAAAGATCAAATACTTGAAAGTGAATGACCGGTCTATTCTTTTCTACAAAACTGAATATATCAGGCGTCTCTTCGCGCACGAAGAGTTCATCTGATGGATCATAGTCGAATATATAAAAACTCATTTCATTGCCTAAGCTTTTATTTTCTAAAAAGTTAGGTTTCAGAAGTCTTTCTTGTAATACTTTTAGTCTCTCTTGTGTTGTTTTCATAAAAGCTCTCCTAACAGGACTTCTGCAGCTGGTTTGTATCCTTTTTCCCTTAAAAAATTCTCCGCATCTAAGGAGAGAATCATCCGTTGGATTTGATATGTATCAGAGTCCATTTTCTGTATGAATCCACCTTCTACTAATATTCGAAGAAATGCATTCGATAGCTCTTTTACTGTTTTTTCTGACCATTTATGTGCTTTTTCATTGTTCTCAATTTGTCTTTCAATAAAACGAGTGACTTCTTTTCTTGTTATTTCAGGGTGGTATGTTAGAACTTTTTCTAAGTACATGCCACGAGAAAATTTAAGAAATAGTAAATCAACTTGTAAAATACTATAAATAACTAATAATTTGGATTTTTGAAAATCTTGACTCTGTATTAGCTTTTGAACATCCTCACCCGATTCAGTTAAACGAAAAATAATTTCATTTCCAACTCTTTTTCTTCTATCTATAGAAGGTAGCTGAAACTTTCATAAATAGAGAGTTGTGATAGAGCGGTTGTATTTTTTTGTTTTATTAGCTAGCAAAAAAGGCTCAGTCTATCTTTAGTAAGATAGACTGAGCCTTTTTTATGCCTTTTTATGCTTTTTTATATTTAAAATTAGTGACTCTCTTGTGCTGTTTCTTCCTCGACTGCTGGAGGAAGTTTGAATTGTTCTGCATCAAACGTACCTTCCCAACGGTCTACAATAATCGCACTAACCATTGATCCTGTAACGTTGATCATGGTACGACCCATATCAATAATTGGATCAATTCCAAAGATTGCTCCAATACGAGACATGTATGCTCCAAGGCCTAAACTATTCAAAGTAACAGTAGCAGCAACAGTTGCAGTCCCCGGTACTCCCGCAATTCCGATTGAACCAATAGTTACAACAATAATCAATAGAACATAGAAGGCAAAGTTCATTTCAACACCTGTAGCTGTAGCTAAAAGAATCCCTAACATGGCAGGGAAAATTCCAGCACAACCGTTCATACCAATGGAAGTTCCTAGAGTTGCAACGAAGTTTCCACTTTGGTCAGATACTCCTAAGTCTTTCAAAGTATTCAAAGTATAAGGAAGAGTTCCAACACTTGAACGACTTGAGAATGCAAATAACATAGTTGTGAATGCTTTTTTATAGAACTGGAAGGGATTTACTCCAACTAGTAATAAAAGACCCATGTAGACGATTAGCATCGCCACTACTCCTAAATAAAGCACTAGAATAAAACTAATAACACTCATGATAACAGAAAGACCATTTGAAATAATAGTGGTTGCAATTAAAGCAGTAACTCCATAAGGCATTACTTTAATAACGTTTGTTAGTACACTGTTAACCACTACTTTACTAGAAGTTAAAAAGTTTAAAAATGGAGCAACTTTCTCAGGCTTTTTACCTTTCAAGAAACGAATGGCACTACCAAATAATCCAGCAGTAATTACTACAGATACAATTGCACCATTGTTAGAAAATACAGAGAATATATTGTTCGGTACTAAGTTTAAGAAAAATTCAGGGAAACTTTGAGAGCCAATACTACCTATTTGATCCGCTTTTCCTGCAGCGATCTCACCAGTGAAACTTGTAGCATCTAATGGGAATATTTTCAGCAAGAGGATCATAACAACAACAGAGATAGCAGTTGTTCCTAATAAAATAGCGAAGGTTTTTCCAGTCAAACTTCTGATATCTGTACCTTCTACTTTAGTAATCACTTCAATAATGGACAGGAATACAATTGGAACTGCCAATAGTTGCACCAGACGAATGAATCCAGAACCAAAAATACTAAACCAACTAGTAATTTCACTTTGTGCAAAATCAGTATATAATGCTCCAATGTTTGTACCAAATAAGTCAATGGCAACACCAATTGCCAATCCTAAAATAAGAGCTGCTATCATCCGATTTTGGAACGATGATTTACGTTTTTTTAATCCTGTTAGAAGTACATAAGCACCTATAAGAGCAACAAAAGCAATCAATGTAATATAATTACTCATTTTCAGAAAACCTGTAAATAATGGAATATCTATCATGATTTTTCTCCTTATTTTGCTGTATTAGCAGCAATGTTTAGTGGTTCCCACGTTGTAGCGAATGGTGGGGCATAAGCGTAATCGATAAAGCCAATTTCATCGGTTGATAAACCTGCATGGATGGCAGTTGTTAGTGCAGTCATACGTAATACGGCATCTTTCTCACCAAAAACTTGAGCGCCTAATAGTTTTTTTGTTCCCACTTCATAAATCAACTTCATATCAATGGAAGTAGGGTTTGGCCAGTAGTTTGTATAGCTTGGTGTAGAAATAAGAGTTGTTTTATATTCAATTCCTAGCTTTTCAGCTTCTGCTTCATTCATTCCTGTACGACCTGCTTCATAATTGCCCGCTTTTACTGCGCCAGTGCCTAGACTTCCTATGAATTCTAATGTCTTTTTGTTTTCAGAAACAATATTTACTCCTACAATACGTCCAATCTTACTTGCCATTGTTGCAAGTGGAAGATAAATATCTCCTAATTGACGGTGCATGGAGGAAGCACAATCTCCAGCGGAAAATACATCTGGAATGGAAGTTTCTCCAGAAGGATCAATCACAATCGCACCATTTTTCAACATATTTAAACGCTCGTCTTTAGCAAATGCTGTATTGGGACTGTATCCAATCGCAAGTATAACTAGATCCGTATCAATCGTTTTCTCATCTGTTTTCACTTGAGTAACGATTCCGTCTGTTACAACAAGTTCTTTAACGAATTGGTCTAAAAGAATTTCTACGCCTTCTTCTTCAACAGCTGTTTTTATTTTTTCTGAAAATTCAGGATCAAATTGTGTAGACATCAATCGATCTAGTCCTTCAATCATGGTAACTTTTTTACCTAATTGAGCGAGTTGATCAGATACTTCTACGCCGATGAACCCACCACCTATTACAGTTATATTTTGATAATCATCTAAGTGATCTTTTATTTCTTGAACGGCTTTCAAACGAGTAAATGTATAAACATTCTTAGCATCGACTCCTTCGATTTTTGGAATGATTGCGCTCGCACCTGAAGCAATCATCAAACGATCATAAGAAATAAATTGTTCTTCTTTCGTTTGAACATTTTCATAAGTGACTACTTTTTTATCATAGTCTATTTTTGTGGCTTCATGACCTATTTTTATATCGATTCCTGTTTTTTCCATTTGTTGAACAGTACGAGCAAACATAAAATTTTCGTCTTCGAATTGTCCTCCTAAATAGTAAGGTAATCCACATGCTCCAAAAGAAACATATTCTTCTTTTTCAATAACCGTAATGTTTGCTTCTGGATTTTCTCGTGCAGCTTTCGCCGCAGCTCCCATTCCAGCCGCAATTCCTCCAATAATAACAATTTCCATAATTAGAACTCCTTTTTTTAAATACGCATGTCTGCTATAAATTCTATCTCGACAAGAGCACCTTTTGGTAAATTCGCCACTTCAAATGCAGAGCGAGCTGGATAAGGTTGTTTCATATATTGTGCATAAACATCATTCATTGCAGCAAAATCATTAATATCACTTAGCAAAACAGTAGTTTTAATAATATTACTAAACGGTATTCCTTCTTTGATTAAAATGGCATTGATATTCTCTAACGATTGTGTAGTTTGTGCTGTTATGTTGGCTTCCACTAATTCATTCGTCTCAGGATCAATCGGTAATTGTCCTGAGGAGAAAAGCATTTCATGCGCGACGGTATAGGCACTATAAGGTCCTACTGCTTCTGGTAATTTTGACATGTTATTCTCCTTCTTGTTCTTGAATGTTCTTTTCATTTAACCATTTTGCCATACGATTAAATGCTTTTTGAACGAGTTCTTTAGATGTTCCTAAGTTAATTCGGACAAAATCTTCTCCGCTTTGACCAAACGAACTTCCCTCTTGAAATAAAATCCCCTCTTCTTGAGCTAGTTTCCACGTGAATGTGTCTCCAGTCATTCCTGTTTTTGAAACATTAACCCATAGGACATACGAAGCATCCATTGGCATAATCTCTAGCATAGGAGTTTCTTTTGCCATAAATTCTTTTGCCCATTCATAATTTTTAATAATATAATCAAATGAAGATTCTAACCATTCACGTCCTTCTGGTGTGTAACCTGAAATCAATGCTGCTGCACCGAAAACGTTCGGTTCTTCAACATGACAAGCTTCCAAAATTTCACGATATTGAGTTCTTAATTTGTGACTGGGTATAATTACATAACTCGTTTTCAAACCGGCAATATTGAAAGCTTTGTTCGGTGAATTAAGATATACTAAATTTTGACGATATTTTTCATCTAGCTCTAGAGTACTTGTAAAAATATTTTGATTAATATGGTCAGAATGTGCTTCATCAGAAATTAAAATAATGTTATATTTTAAACATAAATCAGAAATTTTGTTTAAATCTTCACGAGACCAAACGGTACCCCCTGGATTGTGTGGATTACATAAAATATATATTTTAGGAAGTTGTTCCACCATTTGACGCTCTAACTCCTCAAAATCAATTACATAACGGTTCTTTTCATCGATATCCAATTCATTTTCGACTAATATAGCATGATTTCGCTTCGTAGCCTCTCGAAATGGATTGTATACAGGAGTGTTGATAAGAACACGATCTCCAGGTTTCGTGAATGTTTGAACAACATGGTATAAAGAATTAACAATACTATAATCCAATGTAATTTCTTCCAAAGGAACTTCTTTCTTGGTTTTAAAACTCATCCAATATTGAACGGCTTTAAAAAATTCTTCATATGGATAAATATAAGCTAACGTTTTTTTACTCAGGATTTTTTCTAAGTGATTATAGATGGGAGGTGCTAACTCGTAATCCATATCTGCAATCCACATAGAGATATAGTCATCTGGTACTGGACCAAACCTTTCTTCAATAAAGCACTTCGACCATTTCTTAGAAAAATCATTGTTCCGATTTGCTAAACGATCGAAATTATAATTTGTCATACTATCTACTCCTTTTCCCCTTGCATTTGATCCCTTTTATCTTTCCATAAAGTATTGTAAACCTTTTCAAACGAAATGTCTATAACTATTTATTATTACGAGAATAAATTATTAAAATTCTAATAATTTGTTCTCGGGGTGAAAAAGAATCGTATTTTTGATATACTGATAGAAATGAAGCTAAAGGAAGATTGCTATGAAACCCAAAAAGAAAAAGCATTATATTGATTTAGTACATTTTCTAGGAAAAACATTAGGATCAAATCATGAAATTATACTTCATCTCATTGATGAGGATGGAACTTCCATTGCTGCTATTGAAAACAATCATATTAGTGGGCGTACTCTAGACTCTCCTGTTACAGGTTTTGCTTTGGAGTTAATGAAAAAAAATAAAGAAATGGATACAAATTTTGTAACTAATTATAAAGCACGAAATAAAGTTGGAAAAGAAATTAAAGGGTCCACCTTTCTGATTAAAGATGAGGAAGATCATTTAGAAGGATTACTTTGTATTAATATTGACAATTCTATCTATCAGAAGCTATCCGATGATATCTTACAATTAGCCAATCTTTCTTCTCCTATTTCTGAAGTTGTACTGAATTCTACTAATTCAAAATCTACTCCCTCAGAAGCAGGAGAAGGCATGGTTGAAATCCTTTCAAATAGTATTCAAGAAATTATTTATGAAACAATCGATCCCAAAATACTAGATGGAAAATATACATTAAGTACCGAAGCAAAAATTGAAATGGTTGAAAAATTAGAGAGAAAAGGCATTTTTCAATTAAAAGGAGCAGTCAGTCAAGTTGCTGAAGTCCTAAATGTATCCGAGCCTACTATTTATCGATATTTAAAAATGATAACGAATAAGGGTTAAAAAGGGTTGATAAGAAATATAAGATATCTATTTTCACAAATAACTAGCTTTTTTAAGTTCACCCTGATATAGTTATAGCTATCTTTCCTCTTCACATAGCAAGAGTTAACGCTATGTCTTGTTCGCCAGTACGTTTTAAACTCCCTGTAAAGAAAGTCGATGGTAGCTGAGAATCGACCATAGTTTATAAACAGAATTACACGTTCAAGCTGACATTTACATATAATCTAACAAGGAAAACAAGAAATTGTTTTTAAATTAAGGTGGTACCACGAAGAGAATTCGTCCTTAGCTATTTATAGCTGAGGGCGTTTTTTTATTTTAAAGGAGGTAGGGAGACAATGAATTGCGGGGGAATCATTCGTTATCGTGGCTCTTTTGACTTGTAAAAATAAAACAATCAAAAGGAGACATAAAAATGAATAAAAAAATAAACCAAGTATCGTAGAAGCTAGTATCGTATTAGGAATCGTCATCATGAGTATTGCCTTTGGGGTAATTGGGTTAAAGGTTTCACCAAATATCGCTATTCTATTTTCGATTGCTCTGGTTATGCTTTATGCCGGAATTAAAAAGATATCCTTTGATCAATTGCATGAAGGAATCGTAAATGGAATCAAGCCAGGAATCATTCCTATTTTTATCTTTATTTTAGTAGGTGCTCTCATTGCCGTCTGGATTCAAGCAGGAATCATTCCCACCTTGATGGTAAAAGGGTTTCAAGTAATTAGTATCAAATGGTTTGTTCCTTCTGTCTTTATCGTTTGCGCCATTGTTGGTAGTGCGGTAGGAAGTGCTTTTACCGTTATGTCGACGATCGGGATTGCCTTTTTTGGAATTGGAACTACATTAGGAATTCATCCCCCTCTTATCGTTGGAGCAATTGCATCGGGTGCTATTTTTGGTGATAAAATGTCACCATTATCCGAATCAACAAACTTAGCTGCAGCTATTGCGGAAGTCGATTTATTTAAACATATTAAGCATATGTCTTGGTCTACGATTCCTGCTTTTACTGTTTCTTTAATCCTTTTTTCTATTTTTGGAATAACCAATCAATCTGCACCTCTTTTGGAAATCCAAGAAGTGATTCAAGTTTTAGAAAACAACTACACCATTTCAAATTGGGCATTCATTCCTATTTTGTTAATGTTTATCTGTGCATGGAGAAAAATTCCAGCTATTTTAACGATTTTAATAAACATCGGAGTAGCGATTCTCTTTATCTTTTTCCAAAATCCTTCTGTAAAAATTACTGAAATTGCTTCTTCCATCGAATCTGGTTTTGTATCGGTGACAGGTAATCAACAAATTGATGCTCTCCTTTCTCGCGGCGGGATTGAAAGCATGATGCCTACTGTTTCACTCATCATCCTGACGTTGTCTTTAGGTGGATTATTGATGGAGACAGAATTGATTGGAACGGTGATGACTTCTTTATCTAAAAAAATCCACACGGTATCTGGAGTGGTGATTGCTACTTTACTTACTTCCATTGGTGTCAATATTTTTATTGGAGAACAATTTTTGTCCGTAATTTTACCAGGGAATGCTTTCAAAGAAATCTATAAAGAAAAAAATCTCGATTTATCCGTATTAAGTCGTACGTTAGAAGATGGTGGAACTGTCATCAACTACTTGATTCCTTGGGGAATTGCCGGTAGCTTTGTTGCCAGTACCTTTGGAGTTCCAACATTGACGTACTTCCCTTTTGTATTCTTTAGTTTATTGTCTCCCATTTTTTCTGTTTTAAGTGCTTTGACTGGGTTTGGGATTAAAATGGCTGTTCGTTCAAAAGTAGAAGAATCTTTTGGATAAAAACAAAAAGTTATTTTGAATTGTATCTGTTGACAATTTTAAAAAGTCTGTTAAAATTGCTTACGTTAACACATGCGTTTCATGTGACTAGGATCGACTAGGCATGAAAAGATCTTTCAGGGGAGAAGTCTCTTCCTTGTCAGTCTTTTCATGCTTTTTTTTTCTTATTGGCCATAAGAAATAGCCCTGTAGGGATTTCCGCTCCATGAAACGACCATTTCTGCAGAAAAGGATAAATAAAATGAAAATAAAAAAAATATTGAATCAAAATGCTGTCTTAGTGGATGATCAAGGAGAAGAGAAAGTAGCAATCGGCAAAGGAATTGGTTTTGATAAAAAACGTAATGATTTATTACTTTCTCGTGATATAGAGCGTTTATTTGTTTTGGAACCAGAAGGACAAATGAAGTTACAGACTTTGTTGAGTCAAATTGATGAGAAGTATTTGTTTGCTGCTGAAAAAATTATCGATCATGCAGAAATTGTTTTGATGGAGAAATTGAATGAGCATTTATTAATTATTTTAACCGATCACATTGCTTTCGCAGCACAAAATATAAAAGATGGTATTATTTTACGAAATAAACTACTACCAGAAATTGAAATATTATATCGTGAAGAATTTACGATTGCACAATGGTCCGTTGACTACTTGACAAAAACGATTGGTATTCCTTATACCTATGACCAAGCAGGCTATATTGCGATCCATATCCACAGCGCTCGAAGTGGAGAACAAGACAATCATCGTAGTATCCGCGAAGTAACGATTGTTTCAGATATTATTCAATTGATTGAAAGAGAATTGGACATTAACTTACATGCAGAAGAAATGGCTTTGAATTATTCTCGTTTAGTGAACCATTTACGTTTATTGCTCCAACGTTTTCATAATCAGCAATATACCACTTTAGATAATGAGATTATCGAATTGGTTAAACTTAAATATCCAGAAAGTTACCATGTTGCAAAACAAGTGCGAGTTTTGCTCATCAAAAATTATCAGTTATCTACTACAACAGAAGAATTAGGCTATTTGGCGATTCATATCGAAAGACTTCGCCTTGCTAGTCATAAATAATAAAAGAAAAGGTAGGAAAAAAGATGAAAGCATATATGCAACGGATGGGACGCTCCTTAATGCTCCCAGTAGCAACATTACCTATTGCAGCCTTATTTATGGGAATCGGTTACTGGATTGATCCAACAGATTGGGGTGCAAATAACATCCTAGCTGCCTTCTTGATAAAAACAGGAGGAACTATTTTAGATAATTTGGGAATCTTATTTGCAGTTGGTTTGGCAATAGGAATGTCTAAAGATAAAGATGGATCTTCTGCTTTAGCAGGTTTGGTTGCCTTTTTAACTCCTATTACTCTTGTTAGTTCCAGTTCGGTAGCTTTATTTACCGGCCAAGAAACTGTTAATGTAGCTTTTGAAGCTATTAATAATAAAAATGTATTTATTGGGATTTTAGCTGGTTTAATTGCAGCAGCCATGTATAACCGCTTTTCCCAAGTTAAATTGCCAATGGCCTTAGCTTTTTTCAGCGGAAAACGATCGGTTCCAATTATAACCGCTGGAGTAATGGCAATTGTGTCAGCTCTATTGATTTTTGCATGGCCACCGGTTTATAACTCTTTAGTTTACTTTGGAGGAATGATTTCAGGTTTGGGTGCAGTAGGCGCTGGCCTTTATGGTTTCTTTAATCGACTATTAATTCCAACAGGTTTACATCACGCATTAAATAACGTCTTTTGGTTCAACTTAGCAGGGATTGATGATATTGGTAAGTTCTGGGCAAGTGAAGGAA
The Jeotgalibaca sp. MA1X17-3 genome window above contains:
- the opp4C gene encoding oligopeptide ABC transporter permease: MATTTSEFTRVYAEGTTFPKEEHLSKTIKAESNKKIIFKRFMKHKPAVIGTIVFIIMILMAVFAPLVTNFQPNLITPDFEANPSSTYWLGTDGVGRDVFSRLIYGSRVSLFVGVSSVAIYTVIGTTLGLIAGFFGGKVDNFIMRSTEIIQSFPSFMVILVLVSIIGPGVGTITLVLGLLNWVPLSRIVRGNVLTIKDSEYIQAAISVGYSTPHILFKEILPNVLSNIFVNATFGIASAILTESSLSFLGMGIQPPTASWGNILSQAQSLTVLSSQPWLWIPAGIMILLAVLSINFIGDGLRDAFDGTKN
- a CDS encoding ABC transporter permease, which gives rise to MKWLPTGGRQVLGSDGGFVEQLQHLILPVTVIASTISANMIRYVRSSMIDIFGENYLRTAKAKGLKPSQIIFRHGIRNAFVPIITIIASDIPKLIGGAIVTEQIFQWPGLGALTISSIQSRDYNVLMAITLASAVTVLLANVLMDIFYAAADPRIRYSES
- a CDS encoding ABC transporter permease, which translates into the protein MKKYLIRRLMIGFVVLFFITFLSYMIINFAPGDPATLYVSADATEEQINQVRVSLGLDKPLLIRYFYWLKELLQGNLGNSFATRQPVTNILMERVGPTLILMGASLVVAYLVAIPLGIYSAVKQNTWVDYLITGSSILGVSIRTFSLDYF
- a CDS encoding GAF domain-containing protein, with the translated sequence MATAKVKLRSDGSYQEVPITGEDKPQVTQEVKDGWQNIVNLIASFADVRAGLIMEITKESMHVFMMSENESNPYKAGGNDYLCHGLYCETVIGTDSEFSVVDARKLEAWKDNPDMDIDMISYHGLPIKWPDGEFFGTICVLDDKPMDLTENQQHLLREFRASLEKDLQLLVEKNK
- a CDS encoding DUF1788 domain-containing protein, with the protein product MKTTQERLKVLQERLLKPNFLENKSLGNEMSFYIFDYDPSDELFVREETPDIFSFVEKNRPVIHFQVFDLYEIILSFFEKRGYMEKSFKVEGKVG
- a CDS encoding cation:dicarboxylate symporter family transporter, with translation MIDIPLFTGFLKMSNYITLIAFVALIGAYVLLTGLKKRKSSFQNRMIAALILGLAIGVAIDLFGTNIGALYTDFAQSEITSWFSIFGSGFIRLVQLLAVPIVFLSIIEVITKVEGTDIRSLTGKTFAILLGTTAISVVVMILLLKIFPLDATSFTGEIAAGKADQIGSIGSQSFPEFFLNLVPNNIFSVFSNNGAIVSVVITAGLFGSAIRFLKGKKPEKVAPFLNFLTSSKVVVNSVLTNVIKVMPYGVTALIATTIISNGLSVIMSVISFILVLYLGVVAMLIVYMGLLLLVGVNPFQFYKKAFTTMLFAFSSRSSVGTLPYTLNTLKDLGVSDQSGNFVATLGTSIGMNGCAGIFPAMLGILLATATGVEMNFAFYVLLIIVVTIGSIGIAGVPGTATVAATVTLNSLGLGAYMSRIGAIFGIDPIIDMGRTMINVTGSMVSAIIVDRWEGTFDAEQFKLPPAVEEETAQESH
- a CDS encoding CoA-disulfide reductase; translation: MEIVIIGGIAAGMGAAAKAARENPEANITVIEKEEYVSFGACGLPYYLGGQFEDENFMFARTVQQMEKTGIDIKIGHEATKIDYDKKVVTYENVQTKEEQFISYDRLMIASGASAIIPKIEGVDAKNVYTFTRLKAVQEIKDHLDDYQNITVIGGGFIGVEVSDQLAQLGKKVTMIEGLDRLMSTQFDPEFSEKIKTAVEEEGVEILLDQFVKELVVTDGIVTQVKTDEKTIDTDLVILAIGYSPNTAFAKDERLNMLKNGAIVIDPSGETSIPDVFSAGDCASSMHRQLGDIYLPLATMASKIGRIVGVNIVSENKKTLEFIGSLGTGAVKAGNYEAGRTGMNEAEAEKLGIEYKTTLISTPSYTNYWPNPTSIDMKLIYEVGTKKLLGAQVFGEKDAVLRMTALTTAIHAGLSTDEIGFIDYAYAPPFATTWEPLNIAANTAK